A stretch of the Vicia villosa cultivar HV-30 ecotype Madison, WI unplaced genomic scaffold, Vvil1.0 ctg.001336F_1_1, whole genome shotgun sequence genome encodes the following:
- the LOC131634702 gene encoding uncharacterized protein LOC131634702 has protein sequence MDHASTSNYNMSSQYMDHPSTSNHNMSVESHYEDNNDSNSDNNLNSSNSSDSDEDSDPAQLQEAHLQEYYDIGDQSYECAHCQACMWYQEKVNRHKITATPRFYRCCRGGKIVLPFLEQPPQGQTCHRIGTLLPEIGQPPQYAQLYIYDTDNEVEHRIKCFKDNKGIERPVVKKLKMMLDEHNVHAKAFRMARDVLRTNSFTDLKLRLIFDRPEDGRVYNKPTVSEVAALIVGDIDSADKRDILIQRRNGGLQRIDEFHPAYLAYQYPLIFPYGEDGYRKNIIHRYRHETEVTRRNRQSIKDWFSYRLQQPRKEAKTLLYSRRLFQQFLVDGYAMMESEQLNWLRDNQSKLRVGKYNNLAAQTDGDTRNEHQKRGKRVVLPSTFVGSKRYMDQLYFDGMAISSQLGFPDLFVTFTCNPNWP, from the exons ATGGATCATGCATCTACTTCAAATTATAATATGTCAAGTCAGTACATGGATCATCCATCTACCTCAAATCATAATATGTCTGTTGAATCTCATTATGAAGACAATAATGACTCCAACtctgacaataatttaaattcttcTAATAGTTCCGACTCTGACGAAGATTCAGACCCGGCACAATTACAGGAGGCCCATCTTCAAG AATATTACGATATTGGCGACCAAAGTTATGAATGCGCACACTGTCAagcatgtatgtggtaccaagaAAAAGTGAATAGACACAAAATTACAGCAACTCCTCGCTTTTATCGTTGTTGCCGTGGAGGAAAAATTGTTCTTCCGTTCCTTGAACAACCTCCACAG GGTCAGACCTGTCATCGAATTGGTACACTGCTGCCAGAAATAGGGCAACCTCCGCAATATGCTCAATTATACATCTATGACACGGACAATGAAGTTGAACACAGAATCAAATGTTTCAA GGACAACAAAGGCATCGAGCGACCGGTTGTCAAAAAGCTCAAGATGATGTTAGATGAGCACAATGTTCATGCCAAAGCTTTTAGAATGGCAAGGGATGTTTTAAGGACAAATTCTTTCACAGATTTAAAACTCAGGCTTATTTTTGATAGACCCGAAGATGGCCGTGTTTACAATAAACCTACTGTCTCAGAAGTGGCTGCACTCATTGTGGGAGACATTGATTCTGCTGATAAAAGGGACATCTTAATTCAGCGCCGCAATGGTGGTTTGCAACGAATAGATGAGTTTCACCCAGCATATTTGGCTTATCAGTATCCTCTTATATTTCCTTATGGGGAAGATGGTTACAGGAAAAATATAATTCACAGATATCGCCATGAAACTGAGGTCActaggagaaaccgtcaaagcaTTAAGGATTGGTTTTCTTACCGGTTACAACAACCTCGCAAAGAGGCAAAAACACTACTTTACTCAAGACGCCTATTTCAACAATTCTTAGTCGACGGCTATGCTATGATGGAATCCGAACAACTGAATTGGTTGAGAGATAATCAATCGAAATTAAGAGTGGGCAAATATAATAATTTGGCCGCTCAAACTGATGGCGATACAAGAAATGAACACCAAAAGCGAGGAAAACGAGTTGTTCTGCCATCAACATTTGTTGGTAGCAAGAGATATATGGATCAACTATATTTTGACGGTATGGCCATTTCAAGTCAATTGGGATTCCCTGATTTATTTGTTACTTTTACCTGCAACCCAAATTGGCCTTAA